From the genome of Nicotiana tabacum cultivar K326 chromosome 17, ASM71507v2, whole genome shotgun sequence:
CTGACTGATTTTTGAAATTCATATCAATATCAGAAACATGTGATGAAGGTGAAATTGGATCAGTAACCTGTGGTGGAGGCGAAATTTGTTGGAAATGTCTTGCACGATTAAGAGAGTGCTTTCTACCCATAAGATTTCAACACTTTTTTCTCGAAATTAAAGCTTGACATTGCTAAATTTTAGAAGAGGAACAATGAAAATTGAAACCTAACGGGAATTTAGAAACGGGATTTGAGGAATTTTGCAGAAAATTCGCGTTCTAAAGAGAACTGTTAGAGACAGCTGTGTATTTTGAAATTGGGAAAGAGAAAGAAGGTACCGGGCATAAAGGGTGAGGCACACGTGTGATAAACTAAAACTTTGGGGCAGAGCGCGCCATTTTTAAAAACTGGGAGCATTTTGGTCATTAAATCTTTAAATGGGGCTCTAGGTGTCATTTTACctttgtaaaaataaatttcgcgtcgagaaaaataaataatcaaaactgaaAAATTGCACAACAAATGTAGTATTCGATTTCAGTAAATgatgagtgttacaatctctatagTATTTCTCTTATTCTTCAAGAATATAAACTATCTTGATGagcttgattttgattttgattttgattcaaGGGCTTGTAGAACTTGGTCTTGAATCTCCTTCTTGAACTTGAATTTGATTTTGATCACGAACAAGTAAtttgatcttgaacgccttggtatttgatttgactttgttcttgatcttgaacttgTAGCTTGAGTGCTTGATCTTGTAGCTTGTAGAGAAATATGCAgcatttgatccacgagctctttgcTTGCTTCTTGTTCTTAATTCTCGTGTCTTCTAGCTTTATGAAaacctctatttatagttgtagggaGTGGTGTGGCTCTACGATTTGATTGGTCCTTTTGAACTGACCAATACCATCTAGACACTTGGCACCACTCTATTGGTTGTTGATTTGACTTGGATTGCCAGCCTTCTTGACACGTGGCACAATTTCATTGGCTCATTTATTTGGTTTGGATTGCcacatcatttgacacgtggcatgattttGTTGGCTCGTTCTTTTGACTTGGATTGCCACATCACTTGACACATGGCATGAGTCTGGGCTATAAGACAGGCTAATAGCCATTTGGACCTTGGGCTAATGAAGTGTGCTTATCGTTTAATTTGTAGTCTAATTAAATGGACTAGCCCAACACATATATAATTAACCCAATTTATTAGCCACAATACTTGTTTGGACTAATATCTTAAATTTAATatggtccaaattattttatagatttaaatccaataaaatttgtatatgtttacaaatgacccctacttcaagacttgtcAAATACTAATCTCCGAAGACTAGGATTGAAGTATgagtaatattttttgttttcaaGTCAATTAATTAAATGCATGAGGCAATCATAACCTTGCCTAGGAATTACGTGGTCCATATATGGACACAAAATTGATATTCGGGAATGGTTTCCTTAAAAAGTCATCTAAGATgcactttttttttgttatatatataacaaaattCTAGGGAATATTTGCATCAATCCACCTGGGAGATGAGTTTGGTTGCTTCTGCAAATTACATTTGAGCTGGGATATAAACTCATGGCCAGAAGAGTTTAAATTATCAATAGAGTTTCTGCTCAAGATTATCCGGATAACGTTGTTATCTCCTAATCAGATTAGAATCCCTTATTTGAAATTGGATGGTATCTGATGATAATGTCCATCTCCGTCTAGGACTCTACCCTTACTCTATTTTCATCTCTATAAATAGGAAAGCAAAACAATATATTTTACCCTGCCAGCTTTTTTAGTAATTTTAGAAGACTAGAGTCCCTCCTTTTTGTTCTTTCAGAAggtaattttccttttcttttactaTGGCTAAGAGATAGCCATAACACTTTAATGCTTACCTCCATGAttaaaaataaataccttttGTACTTAGATTAATCATTGCTGAATGCATGGCTAGTTTCTACTTTTGACCAATTTTCTATCGTCATGGCACTTCTAAACCGGGGCGGATCTAGCGCTATAGATAcggattcaattgaacccataattttcgaTAGAACCCGGGAATATACTGTGCAAAATTACTGAAATATGATCATATATTAGTGTTTGAACCCATAGACTAAATGAGGCTATGGGTTCAGTGGTAAAATTAATAGGCAAAGTTCCGCTCATTCCATGGAAGACTGGAGTTCGAATCTATGTGTCCATAATTTTTATTGCAATTTAAAGAGGTCCACAATTTTATTTGAGTTATGTTTGACTTCTTTGTTACTTATTGGCTTTTTTTTCCCTTCCCATTTAAAGAGGTGTGTTTCTATCCTTAAAAGATGAGGACCCACCTAATTAATTTTATTCTTTAATGTGTACTTCATTAACTTGTGggattttttaataattataaaaaagTTGATCTTCACAAAGTTTTAAGAGATCAAAACCTTCCACTTTATAGAAGGTTCATCGGTTCCCAATATTATTGGGTTTTTGATATTGTTGCTAATATCTTGAATATTGTTGGAAGTTCTTTTAAGCGTAGGGATATGCTAGGAGAGAATTAGGCAAAAAAAAGATTAGAAGAGCTACAAGTGCTTGGTGAAGTTCATACAAGAAATGGACTAAATCAAGAACTTGAACTCCATAGACCAGGTGATACCCGATGGGGTTCTCATTTTAAGACAGTGCGTAACTTTATTGCATTATTCTCGTCAATCATTAATATACTTGAGTTTCTTGCAAGTGAGGGTGCAAATTATCTTGAGAGATTAGTGGCAAAAAGTCTAGTGAATGACATAAGATCTTTTGAGTTTGTGCATATGATGCATTTGATATTAAAATTATTAGTtgttacacctcatgttttcgtacataaaagtatgccataagcaaattgatgaaagctcggaaatgagttattacatcctacattttcgtacgttaaaatttcgtcgaagtttgatattttggataaaatacgacccgagctaaaatacttagtatttatggactagtatcatacaaggtaccacatgaccataatagtaaggtgtataaagtatgttaaaactgagtagtattttaaataatttgagataattcttaattatacgagTAATTGGTTTATTATTAGTTAATGGggattaattaattaaacaagACATTAGTGGGTAATTAAGACCTTGGGTTAAGGCCTAAGAGGCCCAAAAACGTAGCAGCCCCCCTTATAATTAAAATGACTCTTAAAAGTCTTGCATAGATGTCATATTGTGGAAGATTAAAGTGGCTTAGTCACCACTTGAAGTGGGCCCACACCCATTCAAACACACTTAAAGAATTGTGACCATTTTGCTTCATTTGATCTCTTAGATTTTCAAGAGATTCAAGTATACTGTTCTTTCTATTAAAAACTCACGTCAGAACATATTGAAGgaaatcataatattttcctacCCCAATACCAAATAACACATGATGGAGCACTTGGTAGGCATTGAatttatgttactattgtgagattttacaattataagggaatacggtgcaatctttctcaagaaaatcggttcgggtatgttaaggctatcccttctctctttttggcatgatcaatacgatacaaacgaaacgagcaaatgcacaattttcacaACTGACtctgactctattcatagaagtactatgggtgtctatattattgattccccatgtgaattattattatatcttctgacaggaagatgttggtgcgctccatttgctctggagttgctattggtcagtatgattaggacatatgctgattggtatggcggggctctgtcccgatctttataacatttatgtatccttagaggcttgtagacatatgtcgtgtacgtgaaagattgtacgaccttatcggcctatgttcagtatacgagtggttattttggcatTATATACCCATATATCttaagtataagttggtatttcatgttgtattctacttatctcacgacagcctctccagctcagttatctatgatagtatgatacgaaaagatacattatgttggtactcggttgagtaaggtattggGTGCcagtcgcggcccatcggtttgggtcgtgacattagcaATCACAAATAATTTGAATATGGCTTTGTAAAAAAAAGATCAGGATATTGTAAATGCTACGAAGCTTGTTGGTTTCGCCAAGAGCCAATTGTAAGTGATGAGAGAATCTAAATGAGAATCTTTGATAGATGACACCTCTTCAttttgtgccaagcatgatattgTGATCCCTGAAATGGATAAGAACTATCATCTTGGAAAGTCAAAGCGTAAGAGTTCAAGTGTTACATATTCTCATCATTTGCATGTCGAAATTTttaatattgttattgatttgcAACTTTCGGAGCTTAACAGTCGTTTTGATGCGGTGAATAGTAATCTACTTCTTGGTATGACTAGTTTGTGTTCGGATAATTCTTTTGAAAATTATGATAAAGAGAGAATTATGAAACTTGCTACACTTTATCCTCATGAGTTTAGTGGTTCAAAGCTTGAAGATCTCAGTTTCGAGCTTGACAACTATATTCTCTTTGTGAAAGAAGACAATGATTTCTCTAACTTGAAAGGACTAGGAGATCTTTCAGAAACATTAGTTGAAACAGATTTGTACAAGACTTGGAGACTTGTGTTTTTGCTTGTGAAGTTAAGTCTGATATTGCATGTCGCTACTGCAACGGTAGAAAGAGCTTTTTCTTCAATGAAGTACATCAAAAATGACTTGTGTAGCAGAATTGGTGATGAATTTTTGAATGACTGTTTAGTTTGTTATATAGAAGATGAAGTATTTGAAAGTGTACCTAACGATGCGATTATTGATCGTTTTCAAAACATGATAACCCGTCGGGTACAATTGTAATGGTGATATTTATTGAATATATATTATGTTAGATGGTTCAGTACTTGTtacatatatattaaatatcattGTTCGTATTTCGTTCGATTATTATTGTATAGTACCTTGAGGTATATCCTAGAGTCTAAATCTTGAACCCATAAAGTTAAATTTCTGGATTCGCCTATGCTTCTAAATAGGACTAAGTGCACTGTCATTCTTTTGCTTATGTCCTATTCATGATTTTGTCACTTCCTACCCATAAGTAAGACTTGTCCATATCATTTAGCCATGGTATACTTTAATGGCTCTGGCAAAAATCTTGCAAGAATAGAGTCCAAGGATACTTACGAACGCTGCGTAGTAATTCTTGTATACAAATAACCTTGGCAGTGGTAGTATCTTTTTGGACAAGTGCATGTTAGTGGCCAGCTTCCTCTCACAAAGCAAGGAGATATTCTGCTTAATTTCCATTTTTCAAACTAATACTTGCATCCACGCAAACATCTATGGAAATCGAAACATAATACTTTTCTCGTTGCATATTTTTGACTTTAAATAagctcctttttttttcttatatgaAAAGTTGGGTGTTGACCATCATTATTCTATGGATATTTATGTAAGTTTTCAATGCCATAGAAATTTGCATGTTCTGATCTTAAAGTGTTAACATACCAAGTACTGCAGTTTCTAACTATTTTAGATGGTAGAAATTACAGTGGGATTGTAATTTGTATCATCATATTTATGTGTTAGAGTGATAATGACTATTATATCGAATGACCTCAAACGTATGCATTAACCGTGATGTATCCTCTGGATAATTAGTCATGTTATATTTGGTTGTATATCAACACAGAGATCGCCAAATGCTTGCACCACCCGCCAAGCAGGATAGAATATATCATGGGAACTATATTTCTTCTGAGGGTCTTGGTCCTTGATTCTTTATTCTAATGTTCATGATTCCTTGCAGGTAATCAGACCCGAGAAAAGATATTGAAACAGTATTAGTCTTCTCCCTTTGCAATTCGACAGGTGACCTTTCTCCTTTcagtgttttttttattttatttttgccgGAATTCAAGAAAACAGCAAATTCTAAGTGATTAAAATTTTACCATGTCCGAAATTTTACTTTTTTGGCAAAGACATCACTTCATACGAGGCAGAGGCAATAGTTCGTACGAGATGAAAGTTTTTCAAGGTCCGAGGCTAAAACCATTAAACCGTCTAGGCCGAAGACTTTACTGTATCTTTGGTGAAGATCATTACACTGTCTAGAtcaaagattttattttgtttaaagcGAAGATCGTTACACCGTCTAAGCTAAAggctttattttatttggagatTTGACTTAATTTTATCTCAGGCATAGACCATTATACCGTCTAAACCAaagattttactttattttaggcAAAAACCATTGCACCGTCTAAGCCGAAGATTCATTGTCTGAATCGAAGACCATTACACCGTCTGAGCTAAAGACTTCATTTTATTTGAAAACTTAACTTTCTTTATCTGTAGCAAAGATCATTATATTGTCTAAGCCAAAGACTTTACTTTTATCCGAGGCAAAGACCATTACACCGACTGAGCCAAAGATTTATTTTGTCTGAAGCGAAGACCATTACACCGTCTGAACTAAAGACTTAATCTTGTTTTAAGATTTAACTTTATTTTATCTGAGGCATAGACCATTACACCGTCTAagccaaaaatattattttgaagatttgaTTTTACCTTATCTAAGGCGAAAACCATTACACCGTTTGAGCCAAAGATTTTACTTTGTCTGAAGCGAAGACCATTACATCATCCAAGCTGCAGACTCTATTTTGTTTGAAGAATTGACTTTACTTTATCTGTGGCATAGACCATTACACCGTTTAAGCCAAATATTTTACTTTTATCCGAGGCAAAGACCATTACACCGTCTGAGCCAAAAATTTATCTTGTCTGAGAATTTGATTTTCTTTATCTGTGGCAAAGACCATTACACCGTCCAAGCAAAGGATTTTGACATTTTCATACTTGGTAAGATTAGTCTTgagattatattatggatttaAGACCATGAATACTACACTTCTAATTTAAGTGCTAATAAACACTTTTCTCTTTTTGCAGTCTAAACATGGTTTACTTCAAAGACTCAAGACTTTTTTCCTCTAATTCGCAATGCCTTATTATTTCGGACCATAAGGGAAGCAAGATGGAGACAAGGTTACCAGTTGATAGGTCACTAGTCGACCAATATGCTGCAACTTCATGGGTACCTTTGAGGGACCCACCTTATTTGACAGACTGGACACTTGAATACAATAGTCGTCCTCCCAAGACATGAATGCTTTGCACCACTAATCATCATGCTTGGAATGTTGCGAGTACCTTACCATGCATGGGGCGTCGAATTATTAACAAGAAAACTTATTGGGGCAATGATTTGTCGTTCGACGGTGAATTTCATTATGTTTCTGGCTATTGGGAATGGGCATAAGACGTCTTAAGTAGGTGTCGCTTGACCATGGAGGGTGTAAGAATTTATGACGTCGTATATGCTTCACTCTTCACATATGACCGTAATACAAATATTATGCAGGTTTTTTGTGAGGCATGGTGCCTTGTTACCAATACATTGCTTACCTCTGTTGGAGAACTATCCATATCACTTTGGGATTTTATAAGATCGGCGGTCTGCCTATAACAGGATATCCTTATGAGGAAGTTGTGCCAAATATTGAAGAGCTTACAGGCACGTAAGACAAGGGGGGAAGGTTTCTTCCCCGGACTTGTGAGCATTTGTTTGATGCCTTCCATCAGCTCCGAGAGGGAGGTAGCGACGATCCAAAGGTTTCTGCGAATAAATGGGTAGAGTTCTGGTGCAGAAAGACAATGAAGTATACTCAGCCTCtattaaggaaaaaaaagaagtctGCTCGTTTAAAATCGATGCACAATCCTACCGGGGCCATAGAGGAAGCAGTTAATTGGTCGACTGTTGAAGAAGCCTTATTCCATAAGTTAGGAGTTATAGGTGACAAGAAAGACGAGACATACTTGGTTGCTTTTCTATCTTGTTAGTTATGTATTTTTGTGCTCCCTTCAAAAGAAGGTGACTTCATTTGTCCTAGGACCTTTAAGATCGCGTGTCATCTTACTTGTAAACGAAGAGTCAGCCTTGCATTCCCGGTCTTAGCCAGAATATATAAGGGTTTGAACGAGATTTCAAAGTGCTCGTTGCTTGATCCTGCCCAAACTTGCTTTCCAGCTCATTATGTGTATGGTTGGTTAGCCCATTACTTTAAAACTCATTTTTCGTATGCAAAGGGGCCAATTGTTCCTCTCATGGCCGCATGTTTTGGTGAAGGCGCTGCTAGATATTTTGGGAAAGAGGAAGCAAGGAAGCGTATACATAATGGAGAAAATATCATTTGGACTTCGATAATGCCCCGTAGATCTGATCTGTACCACTACTATGATGATGGTAAGGAAGATGAGTTCGGGttaaatttatttatgagtatTCGCTCGAATTATCTTCATTTGAGGGACGGAGTCAACTTTATTATTGAACCTTACAACCCTCATCGATTTAGCCGCCAATTTTGTTTTCATCAAGACACCTCTAGTCGCTTGGAGCGAGATTTTCGTGAGGCCTCATTAGAAGAAGGGTTAAGACTTGCACAAATTTATGTGTTGACTAGATCTAAGTCAAGGTCAGTATTTCCTCCTTTTGGGTCCAACATGAAGAAGTTTACATCATCTAACTATAGATCTTGGTGGGCA
Proteins encoded in this window:
- the LOC142171721 gene encoding uncharacterized protein LOC142171721; this encodes MDKNYHLGKSKRKSSSVTYSHHLHVEIFNIVIDLQLSELNSRFDAVNSNLLLGMTSLCSDNSFENYDKERIMKLATLYPHEFSGSKLEDLSFELDNYILFVKEDNDFSNLKGLGDLSETLVETDLYKTWRLVFLLVKLSLILHVATATVERAFSSMKYIKNDLCSRIGDEFLNDCLVCYIEDEVFESVPNDAIIDRFQNMITRRVQFLNMVYFKDSRLFSSNSQCLIISDHKGSKMETRLPVDRSLVDQYAATSWVPLRDPPYLTDWTLEYNSRPPKT